The DNA window TGTCTCCTGGTAGAACGCAGCGACACGCGCCCTGGCCGCGTCGAGATCGCACTGCGCCGCGAGCCGCTGCTCGATCGCGGCAGGGCGCGCCTCGGTGGGCAGCTGGCGCAGGGCCTCGATGGCCTCGGCCACCTGCTGCGCGAGCGTCGACGACGCGGTCTGCGCGAGCAGCTCGCCGTCGACGCGGACCTCGTTGCCCACCGAGGTCACCCGCTTCATCTCGTCGAAGCGCAGAAACAGGCCGGTGTGCGGAGCGCGTTCCTCGGCCTCCAGGCACTCGGTGACCCACCCGAGCGCGCCGTCGCGGCCCAGGGCGACGGGCCACTGCGGGACCAGGAACGTGACCGCCTCGGGCAAGAGCGGCACACCGAGCACCGCGCCCCCGCGGGCGTTGCCGAACGTGCGGTGGGGCAGGGCGGGGCGGGCCCGGCCACGTGACCACGCCGGGAGGGCGAGCGCGCCCCGCGGCACCCACGCCACGGCTTCCAGCAGCACCAGGACGACGAGTGTGAGGTAGAGGGCCTGACCGTCCGTCATGAACCGCGCAAGGCGTGCTGGCGCTCAGCCTTCCTTGTTGCGCCGGAAGAGCTTGGCCCCGAGCGCCCCGACGCCTGCCACGAGGAGCATCACCAGCTTGACGGCGCCCTTGCCGAGCTTGCCGAGGATCCCCGTCTTGGCCGCCGCGGCGACGGCACCCCCTGTGACCAGGCCGACCAGACCGATCTCGGCGATCTTGTCGCCCGGCTTGTACTCCGCGTACCGCTCGCCGTCGTTGTACGAGAAGCGCTCCAGAAGCTTCCGCGCGGTCGGCAGCGCCGCCGCGTAGTCCTCCGGTGCCACGATGAGGCTCGCCTCCATGACGCCGTTCCTGCCGAGGATGCGGATGTTGTGGTTCACCGTCTGTCCGCCGGTGGTGTCATCCTGCCCCGTCGTGGCCCACTCGAGGTTGTGCGTGGTCGGCTCGTAGCGCGGCGGCTGGGCCCAGCCCACCAGGCTCACCGTTCCCCAACCGCGCTCGCGGCGCACCTCATTGCTCCGGTCATTGCCCTGGCGCAGGGCCTGCATCATGGCGCCGGCGTCGAGATCGGCCTTGTCCTCGTCCTTCACGTAACCGATCTCGGCGAACTGGAAGATGATCGACCACGAGAAGTCGGCGGCAGAGATCATGCCCAGCTCGCGCTTGCTGGTGGGATTCTGGTTCAGTTCGAGGAAGCGCTGGGTCGTCTTCGCGTCGGCGAAGACCGTCCCTTCCGGGACGTCGAGCTGCGCCACGACGCCGAGCGCCCCCTGGGTCGGCCCTGGTTTCCACGGGAGCGAGAGGATCTGGCGAACGTGCTCCGGAAGCTGGTCGGCGCCCTCGATGAACTGACCTTCGACGGGCGAAGGGACGACGCCTGCTCCGAGATCGGCCGTCGCGGCACCTTGCGCGGCGGGCGCGCTGCTCGGGGCGGGCGCTGGCGGGGTGGGTCTCGGCAGCGGAGCGGGGGGGGGAGGACGCGGGGACGGCACCGCGATCTCCACGGGCGGTGGAGCGATGTCCGCCCGCGCGGGGGCCCCGGTCAGCGTCGCCGCCGGAAGGACGGTGGCAAACCCCAGCGCGAGACGCGACCACTGTCGGGGACGCAACATCCAGCCATCGGAGCCGACCCACCGGGCGGGGTCAAGGGCTCTCGACCCGTCGAGATGCATGGCGGATGCAGGCGTTCAACGCGCCGACTGCAGCAGCGTGCGCAGCGTCTCCCGCGTGGCCTGCACCGTCTCGTCGGGACCGACGACCTTGAAGAACCAGTTCCCACGATCCTTCGTGCGGACCACCGCGCCGAGCAGCCGGAAGTTCTCCTTCACCATCTCCACGGGCGACTTTCCGAGGCGTCGTGAGGGCGGCGCGAGCGCGACCTTGTAGGTTCCCGGCA is part of the Chondromyces crocatus genome and encodes:
- a CDS encoding DUF2167 domain-containing protein, coding for MLRPRQWSRLALGFATVLPAATLTGAPARADIAPPPVEIAVPSPRPPPPAPLPRPTPPAPAPSSAPAAQGAATADLGAGVVPSPVEGQFIEGADQLPEHVRQILSLPWKPGPTQGALGVVAQLDVPEGTVFADAKTTQRFLELNQNPTSKRELGMISAADFSWSIIFQFAEIGYVKDEDKADLDAGAMMQALRQGNDRSNEVRRERGWGTVSLVGWAQPPRYEPTTHNLEWATTGQDDTTGGQTVNHNIRILGRNGVMEASLIVAPEDYAAALPTARKLLERFSYNDGERYAEYKPGDKIAEIGLVGLVTGGAVAAAAKTGILGKLGKGAVKLVMLLVAGVGALGAKLFRRNKEG